From the genome of Metarhizium brunneum chromosome 4, complete sequence, one region includes:
- the UTP25 gene encoding U3 small nucleolar RNA-associated protein 25 codes for MRRFEGDRLADRDEEIESESGGDSQDEQDEALAASASDDEEETPAARPYMALLQSFNDSSAPTAKRRKLEHSDYSPQADSSKDEDMKAASDQDQGDVDEVDEAEDVDNNDDELEEEEEPDSEDDEELTDPFDAHFAHPNDREVGQTVRAVKNDDWVTTRAFVSSLRATMMSAGSGSKMDVPHPCGIEELKLKQKLQEMAAKKMDKPDETQKAILPLLFGYKDIFHCDRTIKNATGLRQAVCLHALNHVFKTRDRVIKNSYKLAKESEDTELELRDQGFTRPKVLFLLPTRNSCAKIINIIRDMCDADQQENRKRFDDSYIDKESNFGHDRPEDFRLLFEGNDDDMFRLGVKFTRKTIKFFSQFYSSDILLASPLGLRMAIGSEEEKKKPDYDFLSSIEMVIVDQADALLMQNWEHVEYIFEHLNLQPKDAHGCDFSRLRNWYLEDWAKYFRQTIVLSAFNTPELSELQRSYCHNWAGKVRLQPEYPSTIQQLGIKAKQTFSRFQSSSVEKDPDARFEYFVSAIVPTLVKRVKDTTGTLLFIPSYLDFVRVRNFFANSPTMSDITFGAVSEYTDVPDASRARSHFLTGRHRVLLYTERAHHFRRYQLRGVQRVIFYGLPDNPIFYREIAGEYLGKSEHDLKIEPGQGTVRVMFSKYDVMKLERVVGSKRVGKLIQERGDTFDFV; via the exons ATGAGGCGGTTTGAAGGCGACCGACTGGCAGATAGGGATGA GGAAATCGAGTCGGAATCTGGAGGTGATTCTCAGGAtgagcaagatgaagcaTTGGCCGCCAGCGCTtctgatgacgaggaggaaacGCCAGCTGCTCGCCCATATATGGCTCTGTTGCAGAGTTTCAATGATTCCAGTGCCCCCACAGCAAAGAGGCGGAAACTAGAGCACAGTGATTATTCACCACAAGCCGACAGCTCTAAAGATGAGGACATGAAGGCAGCAAGTGATCAGGATCAGGGGGACGTGGATGAGGTTGATGAGGCTGAGGATGTCGACAACAATGACGATGAacttgaggaggaggaggagcccgactctgaagatgacgaggaactCACGGATCCATTTGACGCTCATTTTGCGCATCCAAATGACCGGGAAGTCGGGCAGACCGTTAGAGCAGTCAAGAACGACGACTGGGTTACGACGAGAGCGTTTGTTTCATCATTACGAGCTACCATGATGTCTGCTGGCTCTGGTAGCAAGATGGATGTCCCTCATCCTTGCGGTATCGAAGAGTTAAAGCTCAAGCAGAAATTGCAGGAGatggctgccaagaagatgGATAAACCGGACGAGACACAGAAGGCGATTCTGCCACTGCTATTTGGATACAAAGATATTTTCCACTGCGATCGTACGATAAAGAATGCCACAGGTTTGCGACAAGCGGTGTGTTTACATGCGCTGAATCATGTTTTCAA GACGAGGGATCGTGTAATCAAGAACAGCTATAAGCTAGCCAAGGAAAGTGAGGACACAGAATTAGAACTTCGAGACCAAGGCTTCACCCGGCCCAAGGTTCTCTTCCTACTACCGACGAGAAATTCTTGTGCTAAGATTATCAACATTATCCGCGACATGTGCGACGCCGACCAGCAAGAAAACCGTAAAAGGTTCGACGACTCATACATTGACAAAGAATCCAATTTTGGACATGACAGACCCGAAGATTTCAGACTTCTTTTTGAAGGCAACGACGATGACATGTTTCGGCTTGGAGTCAAATTTACCCGCAAAACAATCAAGTTTTTTTCCCAGTTTTACAGTTCAGATATCCTCCTCGCTAGTCCCCTTGGTCTTCGAATGGCAATTGGCtctgaagaagagaagaagaaacccgACTATGATTTCCTTAGCTCCATTGAAATGGTCATTGTTGACCAAGCCGATGCGCTGCTCATGCAAAACTGGGAACATGTCGAGTACATCTTTGAGCACTTAAACTTGCAACCCAAGGATGCGCATGGCTGTGACTTTAGTCGTCTTCGAAATTGGTACCTCGAAGACTGGGCGAAATACTTCAGACAAACCATTGTTTTGTCTGCTTTCAATACTCCTGAGCTCTCAGAGCTCCAAAGATCGTATTGTCACAACTGGGCTGGAAAGGTTCGGCTGCAGCCCGAATACCCCAGCACGATCCAGCAGCTCGGTATCAAAGCAAAGCAGACCTTTTCACGGTTTCAGTCGTCCTCTGTCGAGAAGGATCCTGACGCAAGATTCGAATACTTTGTCTCGGCCATCGTACCAACCCTGGTCAAGCGTGTCAAGGACACGACGGGCACGCTGCTGTTCATTCCCTCGTACCTCGACTTTGTCCGCGTTCGAAACTTCTTTGCCAACTCACCCACCATGAGCGACATCACGTTCGGCGCTGTGTCAGAATATACCGATGTCCCCGATGCATCTAGAGCCCGATCGCATTTCTTGACGGGTCGTCACCGGGTGTTGTTGTACACTGAGCGCGCCCACCACTTCAGACGGTATCAGCTCCGTGGTGTGCAGAGGGTGATTTTCTATGGACTGCCGGATAACCCCATCTTTTATCGAGAGATTGCCGGGGAGTATCTAGGCAAGAGCGAGCATGATCTCAAGATCGAGCCCGGACAAGGAACAGTGCGGGTCATGTTTTCCAAATACGACGTAATGAAGTTGGAGAGAGTTGTGGGATCAAAGAGAGTTGGAAAGCTAATTCAAGAGCGTGGCGATACTTTTGATTTCGTGTAG
- the mrpl8 gene encoding mitochondrial 54S ribosomal protein bL17m, whose amino-acid sequence MAGGLVKYRHLSRNSSARKALLRGLVTQLVQYEHIQTTHAKAKEAQRLAEKLITLAKRDNEPCIGGARETAIDDEANRMQKTPHILMPKLFGELRNRYLTREGGYTRVVRTEPKNTYDQGESSILEFVDGPKDSRFMMTAKTIARDRLLGRESTPVTAQNIKKVTQFRGEKDLEAMVQRFLALQTSDVAAAEEGHSEEAARIAGEESSRAQELAAEVKTQKKEAKS is encoded by the exons ATGGCTGGTGGTCTCGTCAAATACCGGCATCTCAGCCGAAACTCATCCGCCCGCAAAGCTCTGCTGCGAGGCTTGGTCACCCAGCTCGTGCAGTACGAGCACATTCAGACGACACATGCAAAGGCAAAAGAGGCCCAGCGACTGGCAGAGAAGTTAATTACTCTAGCCAAAAGGGACAATGAGCCAT GCATTGGAGGCGCACGCGAGACCGCGATAGACGATGAAGCTAACCGAATGCAAAAGACGCCCCATATTCTGATGCCCAAACTCTTTGGCGAACTACGAAACAGATATCTTACCCGAGAAGGCGGCTACACCCGTGTCGTCCGCACCGAACCGAAAAACACATACGACCAAGGCGAGAGCTCCATCCTCGAATTTGTCGACGGCCCGAAGGACTCACGATTCATGATGACGGCCAAGACAATCGCAAGAGATCGCCTCCTGGGACGGGAATCCACCCCCGTGACGGCGCAGAATATCAAGAAAGTAACACAGTTCCGGGGAGAAAAGGACCTCGAAGCCATGGTTCAGCGATTTCTGGCCTTGCAAACGTCTGATGTGGCTGCTGCAGAGGAGGGACACAGTGAGGAGGCGGCACGGATCGCGGGCGAGGAGAGTTCCAGAGCACAGGAGCTTGCTGCAGAGGTGAAGACGCAAAAGAAGGAAGCCAAGAGTTAG